The nucleotide sequence GAATCTTTTTCCATTGAATCAATAGACTCAGGTTTTTCAGATTCGGATTTTGACGTTGCGTCTTCCTTTGTACAAGAAGCAAAGACAAATAACGAAACACACAAGAGTAAAACAAATTTTTTAACAAAATTTACTTTCATAAACAACTCCTTATTCTTTATGTTATTTTATATTTAACAATTCAAGTTCAAAAACCAGATAAGCATTCGGGGGAATGACTCCGCCTGCACCTGCTTCACCGTAAGCAAGATGAGGAGGAATAATGATAATTCGTTTTTCACCCAAAGTCATTTTTGCCGATTGGGAATCAAAGCCCGGAATAACACGGCCAAGTCCCACAGGAAATTCTAAAGGCTTATGCATATCGGAATCATCAAAGACCTTTCCGTTTTCCAAAAGGGAACCCTTATATTTCATAGTTAGGGTTTGCCCTTGTTTAGGAGTCTCTCCCTTACCTTGTTTTATAACAAAAGAATATACACCATCATCATCAAGTTTTGCAGGAGAATATTTCGTTTTAATCAAATCTTCCATTTTTTTTGCAATGGCTTCTGCTCTGCGTTTTTCGCTTTCCTTAGTTTCGGCAAGGTATTTATAAAAGGCCTCTTGGTCGGTTTTAAAAGCCTTTGCTTCATTTCCTGTTCTTATAATTTTAACGGTTTTAATTTTGTTGCCTTGTTGAATTGAATCTACAACATTTTGACCTTCAACAACTCGTCCGAAAACCGTGTGCTTACCGTCAAGCCATGGAGTTTCAACATGGGTAATAAAAAACTGTGAACCGTTAGTTCCGGGACCTGAATTAGCCATTGACAAAACACCGGGGCCGTCATGCTTTAAAGCATCAACAATCTCATCAGGAAATCTATAACCGGGGCCGCCTGAACCTGTACCGGTAGGATCTCCGCC is from Treponema denticola and encodes:
- a CDS encoding peptidylprolyl isomerase → MKKLWIMIIAIAFMILVAGTAAAIIITNSGSEKGDKNMNNLKNIEALKEDGLYAAIDTDKGLIVLKLFYKDTPLTVCNFVGLAEGTLDSAKGKPFYDGLTFHRVIADFMIQGGDPTGTGSGGPGYRFPDEIVDALKHDGPGVLSMANSGPGTNGSQFFITHVETPWLDGKHTVFGRVVEGQNVVDSIQQGNKIKTVKIIRTGNEAKAFKTDQEAFYKYLAETKESEKRRAEAIAKKMEDLIKTKYSPAKLDDDGVYSFVIKQGKGETPKQGQTLTMKYKGSLLENGKVFDDSDMHKPLEFPVGLGRVIPGFDSQSAKMTLGEKRIIIIPPHLAYGEAGAGGVIPPNAYLVFELELLNIK